A window of Kineococcus sp. NBC_00420 genomic DNA:
ACCTACGCCCTCTACACGACGTTGACCCCGGACCAGGTCCGCGAGCTCGCGACCGCCGTCGACGCGCTGGCCGAGCCGCTGTCCACGGTGTCCGGCAAGGTCGTCGGCGCTGCGGACCAGTGAGGACGAACCCGTGAGCGCTTCTCGTCCCAGCCGTCGCGGCGTCCTCACGGGCGCCGCGGTCGTCGGTGCCGCCGGGGTCGGTGTCGGCGTCAGCGCCCTCGCCGGGCGGGACACCGCGACCACGGCGACCGCGGCGGCCGGGGCGGCCTCGACGGTCGCCTTCCACGGTGCCCGGCAGGCCGGCATCGTCACCCCCGCCCAGGACTCCCTGGTGTTCGCGGCGCTCGACGTCACGAGCCGCAACCCCGCCGACCTCGCCGACGTCCTGCAGCGCTGGAGCGAGGCCACCGCGACCATGGCGACCGGGGTTCCCGTCGGCGGCCCGGGTGGCCTCGGTGGCGCTCCGGGGGAACCGCCCCAGGACACCGGTGAGGCGCACGAACTGCCGGCCGCGAACCTCACCGTGACCCTCGGCTACGGGCCCTCGTTGTTCGACGAGCGCTTCGGCCTGGCCGAGCGTCGCCCCGCGAACCTCGAGGAGCTCCCTGCGCTACCCGGGGAGCAGCTCGACCCGACCAAGTGCGGCGGCGACCTCTGCCTGCAGGCCTGCGCGGACGACCCGCAGGTCGCCTTCCACGCGATCCGCAACCTCGTGCGCATCGGGCGCGGCGTCGTCACCGTGCGCTGGATGCAGCTGGGCTTCGGGCGCACCTCGACGACGTCGAGCACGCAGGCGACGCCGCGCAACCTCATGGGCTTCAAGGACGGCACCGCCAACCTGCGCGCCGAGGACACCGCCGACCTCGACCGCTTCGTCTGGGTCGGGGGCGAGGGTTCGCCCGCCGTCGACCAGGAGTGGATGCGGGGCGGGACCTACCTGGTCGCCCGCCGCATCCGGATGCTCATCGAGAGCTGGGACCGGGCCTCGCTGCACGAGCAGGAACGGGTCATCGGCCGGGCCAAGGTCTCCGGGGCGCCGCTGTCGGGGACGAAGGAGTTCGACGCGCTCGACCTGGCGAAGACCTCGGCCACCGGGAAGGCCGCCATCGACGTCGCCGCGCACGTGCGCCTGGCGGCGCCGGAGACCAACGGGGGGATGCGGATGCTGCGCCGCGGCTACTCCTACACCGACGGTCTCGACCTGGCCACGGGACAGCTCGACGCGGGCCTGTTCTTCATCGTCTTCGGCAACGACCCCGCGTCGCAGTTCGTCGCGGTCCAGCGCAAGCTCGGCGCGAAGGACGCGCTCACGGAGTACCTCAAGCACACCGGCTCGGCGATCTTCGCGTGCCCGCCCGGGATCTCCGCGGGGGGCTCGTGGGGCGAGGGGCTCTTCACCTGACCCTGGTGTTCACGAAGGTGCGCCGGACCGGGAAGCGCCTCACGGCGCACGGCCGCTCGTAGCGGCTTGAATTGGGACCCGGGGCTACCGCGGCCCGACGCACTCCCATTGTAACGAGCCCTCGGCGATGCGCCCAGCCCAGGCGCGCTGCGGGTCAGCCCAGATCTCCGTGTCGCCACCGGCCGGCGGCGTGCTCGAGCTGCTCCGCGGTGCGGACGAGGCGGGCCGCGGAGTGGGTCAGCGCGCTCGCGGCGTCCTCCGCCGCGGGGGCGTCGGCGTCGTGGGCCCGGCCGACGGCGAGGATCCGGCAGAAGGCCGCGGCCCGTTCCAGGGTGACGGCGAAGTCCCCCTCCGCCACCCCGGTGAGGACGGCGTCGACCATGGCCGACACCTCGGCCGGTCCCGGCGGGTCCGCGACCCCGGCGACGACCTCCAGGACGGGGGCGTGCCGTCGGCCCTCGGCGTACTGACGGGAGACGGCGACGGGCTGGCGCTGCACCCACGTCCGCAGGACGTAGAGGCGCCACAGGGCGCCCGCGAGGGTGTCCGCGGGCGCGTCGGCCCACAGGTCGGCGATGACCTCGAGGCCCTCGTCCTGCGCGAGTCGGACGACGCGACGGGTGACCTCGGAGTCCTGGGCGGAGCGGGCCCCGTGGACGAGGGCGCTGGCCGCGGCGTGGGCGGCCTCCTGGACGGCGGAGGGGTCGACCCCGCCGGCCATGGAGACGATGGCGTCGTCGCCGGGCAGGGCGGGACGGTGGTGGTGACGGCGCGGGGGCTGTGCGGGATCGGGCACGCGACGATGGTGCCACCGTTCTCGCGCGCAACGACTTCTGGGGAACTTCCCACCTCTCCCGTGCCCGGGAAGGGTGGAAAGTCTCCCAGGAGTGGCGAGGGGACGGTCAGCCGCGGAAGGGGGGCGGGGGAGCGGCGAGGGTGGCGCGGGGGCAGTCCTGCAGGCGCAGGCCGCCGTGTCCGAGCGCCTCGTCGCACAGCGACTCCACGCTCCAGCCGAGCTGGCTGCCGAAGAGGGTGACGGTCACGCGGTAGATCGTGATCTCGTACTTGGTGGGGGTGCCGTAGGCGACGTGGATGCGCCCGATCAACTCGGCACCCGCGGCGTTCTCCGCGCCGTGCCAGGGGCGGTCGTAGCGGCTCCAGAGCGAGGGGCCGGCCTGCCAGACGCCACCGTTCTGCACGTCGCGCAGCGCGAGCTCGACGAGGACGGACCGGGCCGCCTCCTCGGGCACGATCGCGGCCGGGCGGATGACCTCGGAGATCTCCCCGGTGGCGGCCCTGGTCGTGGGCTGGGTGAGCTGGTCGTCCACGCGGGGTCCCCCTGGTCTGGTGCTGCGTCGATGGTCCGAAGGGTTCATCGGCAGCCCGGGGGTGGTTCCTGAGAGTCCGGCGAGGCGGTGGTGCCGCCGGTGTCCGGTGAGGCATGATGGCGGTAACGGAGCAGCACACCGTGTAGTCAGAGCATCACCGATAGTCGTTCGCTGCGTGTCGTGAGGTCGTTGGGGAAGACGTCCCTCACACCGACGCAGAAGGAGAACGGCATGTCCGGTGCGACGACCCGCGGCGTGCTCTTCGTGCACTCCGCACCGCGAGCGCTGACCCCGCACATCGAGTGGGCAGCCGGCGGTGTTCTCGGTGTGCGCGCGTCCTTCGACTGGACGGGCCAGCCGGTCGCTTCCGGCTGCCTGCGTGCGGAGTACTCGTGGCAGGCGCCGCAGGGTAGCGGGGCACTGCTCGCCTCCGCTCTGCGCGGTTGGTCGCACCTGCGTTTCGAGGTCACCGAGGAACCGTCCCAGGGCTGCGACGGCGGTCGCTGGAGCCACACCCCCGCGCTGGGGATCTTCCACGCCGTCACCGACGTGCACGGCAACGTCCAGGTGCCCGAGGACCGCGTCCGGGCCGCGATGGACCTCATGGCCGAGGGGAACGCCGACGCCGCCCGTCGTGCGCTCGCGCTGGCCGTCGGCGAGGCCTGGGACTGCGAGCTCGAGGCGTTCCGCCACGCGGGTGACGACACCCCCGTGCGCTGGCTGCACCAGGTCGGCTGACCTCCCTCCAACGACTTCTGGGGACTTCTCCACCTCTCCCCGCGCTCGGGAAGGGTGGAGAAGCCCCCAGGAGTTGGTGGGGCGGGGCCTCAGGGGGTGGCGAAGACGGCGCTCACGTTGTGACCGCCGAAGCCGAAGGCGTTGTTGAGGCCGACGAGGCGCCCCTCCGCCGGCAACGGACGGGACTCCTTGCGGACGACGTCGAGGGTGATCGCGGGATCGAGGTCGTCGACGTTGATCGTCGGGGGCGCCATCCGGTCGCGGAGCGCGAGGATCGTGAAGATGCTCTCCACCGCGCCGGCCGCACCCAGGAGGTGACCGGTCATCGACTTCGTCGCCGAGACCGCGATGCCGTCCACGGCGTCACCGAAGGCCAGGCGCAGGCCCTTGTCCTCGGCCACGTCGCCGACCGGGGTCGACGTCGCGTGCGCGTTCACGTGCACGATGTCGGCCGGGGTCAGGTCCGCCTGGCGCAGCGCGTCGAGCATGGCCCGGCTGATCCCCGCACCCTCGGGTTCGGGGGCGGCCACGTGGTACGCGTCGGCGGAGAGCCCCGCGCCGAGCACCTCGGCGTGGATGCGGGCCCCCCGGGCCTTCGCGTGCTCCTCGGACTCCAGGATCAGGATCCCGGCCCCCTCCCCGAGCACGAACCCGTCACGGGCGGAGTCGAAGGGGCGGGAGGCGCGTTCCGGGTCCTCGTTGCGCTTGGACATCGCGTGCATCGAGGTGAACGACGCGATCGGCAGCGGGTGGATGGCGGCCTCGGTGCCACCGCAGATCACCATGTCGGCGCGACCGGTGCGGATCATGTCGGCGCCGTAGGCGATGGCCTCGGCCCCGGACGCGCAGGCGCTGACCGGGGTGTGCGCCCCGGCCCGGGCGGTGAACTCGATGCTGATCGCCGCCGTCGGGCCGTTGGCCATGAGCATCGGGACGGTGAGGGGGAGGACGCGGCGGGCGCCCTTCTCCTTGAGGGTGTCGTAGGCCGTCAGCAGGGTCCAGATGCCACCGATGCCGGTGGCCACGACCGAGCCCAGGCGCAGCGGGTCCACCTCGGGGGAGCCGGCGTCGGCCCACGCCTCCCGGGCGGCGATCACGGCGAACTGCTGGGACGGGTCGAGCCGCTTGATCTCGCGGCGTTCGAGGATCGAGTCGGCGCGCACCGCCGCCTGGGCGGCGAAGGTCACGGGGAGCTCGAACTCCTCGATCCACGGGTCGGTGATCGAGCGGGCGCCGGAACGGCCGGCGAGCGCGGCCTCCCAGCTGGTGCGGACGTCGCCGCCGAGCGGAGTCGTGGCGCCCAGCCCGGTGACGACGACGCGGCGCGACGAACTCGTCCTGTTCGTGGTCGTCGAGGTCATGATCGGTCAGCTCCTCCTGAAGCCCTGCGGCGAACTGTGGTGTGAGGCGGGGTGGCCGGCCCGCGGGAGCGGGCCGGCCGGTGGGTGGTGCTCAGCCCTGGGCCTGCGAGATGTAGGCGACGGCGTCGCCCACGGTGCGCAGGTTCTTGACGTCCTCGTCGGGGATGCGGACGGAGAACTTCTCCTCGGCGTTCACGACGATCGTCATCATCGACAGCGAGTCGATGTCGAGGTCGTCCGTGAAGGACTTGTCCGCGAGGACGCTGTCGGTGGGCAGGCCCGTCTCCTCGTTCACGATCTCGGCGAGACCGCTGAGGATCTCCTGCTCACTGGCCATGCGTTGCTCCTCCATCTGGTCGGCGACCTGGCGGTCACCGGTAACGACCTGACCACGGGGTTCGTGGCCAGGAGACGACATCCGACTACGGGAGCCGGACGACCTGGGCGGCGTAGGACAGGCCCGCGCCGTAGCCGATGAGCAGGGCCAGCCCGCCGGAGGGCGCGTCACCGTCGGCGACCGCGCGCTCCATCGCGAGCGGCACCGAGGCGGCCGAGGTGTTGCCCATGTCGACGATGTCGCGGGCCACGTGGACGCTCTCCGGCAGCTTCAACTGCTTGACCATCGCGTCGATGATCCGCGCGTTGGCCTGGTGCGGCACGAACACGTCGATGTCCTCGGCGCTCACGCCGGCGGCGTCCATCGCGGCCTGCGCCACGGGGGCCATCTGCCACACGGCCCAGCGGAAGACCGACTGGCCCTGCTGCTCCAGGAACGGCCAGTGCTCGACCTCGCCGACCGTCCCGGGCTCCTCCGCGGCCAGCGCGGCGTCCGCGGTCTGGCCCGCGCGCAGCTCCAGCCAGGAGAACTTGGACTTGATCAGGTCGGCCTGACCGCCGTCGGAGCCCCAGATCGTGGGCCCGATGCCGGGTTCGGTGGAGGCGCCGACGACGACGGCACCCGCGCCGTCGGCGAAGAGGAACGCCGTCGAGCGGTCGTGCTGGTCGGTGAAGTCGGAGAGCTTCTCGGCCCCGATCACGAGGACGTTGCGGGCGGTGCCGCCGCGGACGAGGTCGCTCGCGAGGGCGACGCCGTGGCAGAACCCCGCGCAGCCGGCGGAGATGTCGAACGCGGCCGCCGGGGTCGCCCCCAGGCGGTGGGCCACGACGGCCGCGGCCGCGGGGGTCTGGAAGGGGTAGGAGACCGTCGCGAGGATGACCGCGTCGACGTCGGAACCGCTCAGACCGGCGGCGGCCAGGGCCTTCGCGCCCGCGTCCTCGCTCATGTCGACGACGGAGACGTCGGGGGCCGCCCAGCGACGGGTCTTGATGCCGGTGCGCTGCTGGATCCACTCGTCGGAGGAGTCGATCCAGGTGCACACCTCCGCGTTGTCGATGACCCGGGGCGGGCGGTGGGCGCCGACCCCGAGGATGCGTGCCTCGCGGGTGGGTGCAGCGGTCAGTGCGGTCACAGGGTGGCCTCCGAGGTCGTCACGGTCGCGGCCAGGCCACCGTGGTCGGTGATCATGGTGCGGGCCTTGTCCAGGTCGTCCGGCGTCTTGAGCGCCAGGACGTCCACGCCCTTCAGTGTGCGCTTGGCCAGGTTCGTGAGTGTGCCCGCCGGGGGCACCTCGATCAAACCGGTCACCCCGAGCCGGGCGAACGCCTCGGTCACGAGGTCCCAGCGGACGGGGCGGCTGACCTGCGCCACGAGCCGCTGGAGGAAGGCCTGACCGTCGGTCACGAGCTCCCCGTCGGCGTTGGCGGCGATCGGCACGCTCGCCGTGCCGGGGTCGATCCCCGCGGCCAGCGCGGCCAGCGCGCCGACGGCGGGGGCCATGTGCTCGGTGTGGAAGGCGCCCGCGACCTGCAGCGGGACGACCCGCGCCTTGGCCGGGGGGTCCGCCGCGAACGCGGCCAGCGCCTCGAGGGTGCCGGCGGCGACGGTCTGCCCACCGCCGTTGGCGTTGGCGGGGGTGAGTCCGTGCTCCTGCAGCGCCGCGGCGACCTCGGCGGGGTCCCCGCCCAGGACGGCGCTCATCCCGGTGGGGCGGACGGCGGCGGCGGCGGCCATCCCGCGACCGCGCTCGCGGACGAGGACGAGGGCCTGCTCGGGGGTGAGCGCACCGGTCGCGGCGGCGGCGGTGAGCTCGCCGACGGAGTGGCCCGCGACGGCCCCGGCCGTGGCGGCGAGGTCGGTGGGGGAGGTGATGAGTTCGCGCAGCCCCAGCAGGCCGGCGGCGACGATGAGCGGCTGGGCGACGGCGGTGTCGCGCAGCGTCTCGGCGTCGGAGACCGTGCCGTGGGCGAGCAGGTCGTCGCCGACGACGGCGGAGGCCCAGTTCAGCCGGTCCGCGACCCCCGGCAGTTCGAGCCAGGGGGCGAGGAAGCCGGGTGACTGCGAACCCTGGCCGGGGAAGACGAAGACGAGCACCGTGACAGCCTGCCCGGTGCGGGGCCCCGGGCACGGTCACGACGCGAACCGACTTTGCGGGCCCTCCTTGTAGGGATCCTCCAAGGAGGGGGCCAGGGGTCACTCGCGGGGGTGAACGGTGCGTCACCGATTCGGGACGCTGCGTGGGGAACGGTTCAGCGACCGAGCGGTGGGCCCTCTGCCCGCCCACCCGGCCCGGCCTGCGACAACCGGCCCAACGCCAGAGCCGTCTGCAGGACGAAGCGCTCCCGCGGGGCCGACGGCGTCCAGCCGCAGACCTCGGCGACCCGTCGCAGTCGGTAGCGAACCGTGTTGGCGTGGACGAACAGCGAGCGTGCGCAGGCCTCCAACGACCCGCCGTGGGCGAGGTAGGCCGTCAACGTCTCCAGCAGTGCCCCGCCGGCCTCCTCGAGGGGGACGTAGGCGCGGTCCACCAGGGCGCGTCTCGCCGTCGCGTCCCCGCTGAGGGCGCGTTCGGGGAGCAGGTCGTCGGCCAGCACCGGCCGGGGGGCCTCCGGCCACGCGCGGGCCGCGACGACCCCCGCGAGCGCCGCCCGGGCCGAGCGCGCGGCGACGGGCAACGTCGCGACGGTGGGCCCGACGACCACCGGCCCGGGCCCGAACTCGCTGCGCGCCAGCTGCTCCGCCGTCGCCTGCACGTCCAGTCCGCCGGTGAGGACGACGACGAGGCGGTCACCCTGCACGCCGACGAGCGCCTCGCCGCCCGCCGCGCGGGCCAGCGTCCGGATCCGGGCCACCGCGCCGGCGGAGGTCTCGCCGGAGGGACCGATGACCACGGTCGTCGACTCGTCGAGGCTCCAGCCCAGCGCCGCCGCGCGGGAGGCGATGGTGTCCTCGCCGTCGCCACGCAGCACCGCGTCGACGACCAGCGCCTCCAGCCGCGCGTCCCACGCGCCGCGGGCCTCCGCGGCCCGGGCGTAGACGGCGGCCGCGGCGAAGGCGACCTCGCGGGAGTAGCGCAGCAGGGCCTGGCGGGCGATGACCTGCTCCGCCGGGTGACCGTCGCCGACGACCGCGTCCAGTCCCTCCTCCACGACCGTGATCGCGGTCCGGACGAGCTCCACCGTCTGCTGCAGGGTCACCGAGCGCATCAGCTCCCGCGGCGCCGTCCCGAAGACCGCGATCCCGGCCAGGACGTCGGGCTCGGGTTCGGAGAGCCACCGCAGGAAGTCGCCGAACCCGGCCTGGGCGACCAGACCGACCCAGGAACGCTCGTCCGCGGGCAGCGCCGCGTACCAGGGGTGGGCGGAGTCCATCCGGGCCGCGATCGCGGAGGCGAAGGATCCCTGGGCCGCTTCCAGGCGTCGGACCGTCGGCGGGGACAGTTCGGACCGGGCGGTGGACACGCACGCGAGCGTAGGGCGTGGGGGCCCACCCCCGGTGTCGCCCGCGGGTGCCGGGTGCACGCGAGGGGCCGGGTTCCCCCGGCTGGGCTAGGGTCAGCCCGGGTGACCCGCCCGACGACCTCCGGGGACGTTCCCCGGGGGGTCCACGGAAGGGGACGCATGGGACTGCTCGACAGGTGGCGCACGCCGCGCCCCGCAACCGTTCCCGATGCCCGCCCGACCAGCCGCCGTCCGCGTCGACGGGCGAAGCAGGCCGAGGCGGTGCTGGGCGAGGCCCAGCTGCGCGAGGTGCTGCGCGAGGACCCCAACGACGAACGGGCCTTCGCCGCCCTGGCCGAGCTCGTCCGCACCCGCGCCGCCCTGGCCCACGAGGAACTGAGCGGACGGGAGTCGCAGGACGCGACCCCCGACCCCGCCGAGGTGCAGCGCGCCGCGGACAACGCGGTGTGGGCCCTCGCGGAGGAACTCGCCCAGAGCCCCAGGGCGTGGCGACCGTTGCTGGTGCTCGGGCGGCTCTCGCTGACCGACGACCGGGACGCGGCCCTGCGTCGGCTCGGCATCGCGGCCGACCGCGACACCAGCGGACAGGCCCTGGCCGCGGCGCTCGCGGGCTTGCGCGAGGCCGGGATGAACGACGAGGCCCTGAGTCTCGGCGTCGGGCACTGGCGCCCGCGCGACCACGACCTCGACGCCGGCCGTCACCTGGTGGCGGCCGCGATCGACGCCGGTCGCCTCGCCGAGGCGCGGCGTCACCTCAAGGCGCTCGCCGACCACCCGGACACCGGCCGTGTCGTGCAGCTGCGCACGGAGCTCGAGGACGCCCTGGCCCGGGCGGATCGCGCGCGCCGCTGAGTCACCACCGGGGCCGCGGGTAGGGGGCCAGGCACCACCGCACGGTGGCGACGGCCGCCACCGCGGCCAGGGACACCGCGGCGACGGCGCCCGCGAGGCCCAGGTCGGCCGGCAGCGGATCGCCCGCCAGCACCGCGAGGACACCCGAGGCCAGCACGGGGGGCACGAGGGCGCTGCGCTGCACCGTCCCCCACGCCACGCGGTGGTGCACCAGGTGCACCACGAGAGCGGTCACGGACTGGGTCAGCACGCCGGCG
This region includes:
- the efeB gene encoding iron uptake transporter deferrochelatase/peroxidase subunit yields the protein MSASRPSRRGVLTGAAVVGAAGVGVGVSALAGRDTATTATAAAGAASTVAFHGARQAGIVTPAQDSLVFAALDVTSRNPADLADVLQRWSEATATMATGVPVGGPGGLGGAPGEPPQDTGEAHELPAANLTVTLGYGPSLFDERFGLAERRPANLEELPALPGEQLDPTKCGGDLCLQACADDPQVAFHAIRNLVRIGRGVVTVRWMQLGFGRTSTTSSTQATPRNLMGFKDGTANLRAEDTADLDRFVWVGGEGSPAVDQEWMRGGTYLVARRIRMLIESWDRASLHEQERVIGRAKVSGAPLSGTKEFDALDLAKTSATGKAAIDVAAHVRLAAPETNGGMRMLRRGYSYTDGLDLATGQLDAGLFFIVFGNDPASQFVAVQRKLGAKDALTEYLKHTGSAIFACPPGISAGGSWGEGLFT
- a CDS encoding DUF3145 domain-containing protein is translated as MSGATTRGVLFVHSAPRALTPHIEWAAGGVLGVRASFDWTGQPVASGCLRAEYSWQAPQGSGALLASALRGWSHLRFEVTEEPSQGCDGGRWSHTPALGIFHAVTDVHGNVQVPEDRVRAAMDLMAEGNADAARRALALAVGEAWDCELEAFRHAGDDTPVRWLHQVG
- the fabF gene encoding beta-ketoacyl-ACP synthase II, with protein sequence MTSTTTNRTSSSRRVVVTGLGATTPLGGDVRTSWEAALAGRSGARSITDPWIEEFELPVTFAAQAAVRADSILERREIKRLDPSQQFAVIAAREAWADAGSPEVDPLRLGSVVATGIGGIWTLLTAYDTLKEKGARRVLPLTVPMLMANGPTAAISIEFTARAGAHTPVSACASGAEAIAYGADMIRTGRADMVICGGTEAAIHPLPIASFTSMHAMSKRNEDPERASRPFDSARDGFVLGEGAGILILESEEHAKARGARIHAEVLGAGLSADAYHVAAPEPEGAGISRAMLDALRQADLTPADIVHVNAHATSTPVGDVAEDKGLRLAFGDAVDGIAVSATKSMTGHLLGAAGAVESIFTILALRDRMAPPTINVDDLDPAITLDVVRKESRPLPAEGRLVGLNNAFGFGGHNVSAVFATP
- a CDS encoding acyl carrier protein, giving the protein MASEQEILSGLAEIVNEETGLPTDSVLADKSFTDDLDIDSLSMMTIVVNAEEKFSVRIPDEDVKNLRTVGDAVAYISQAQG
- a CDS encoding beta-ketoacyl-ACP synthase III gives rise to the protein MTALTAAPTREARILGVGAHRPPRVIDNAEVCTWIDSSDEWIQQRTGIKTRRWAAPDVSVVDMSEDAGAKALAAAGLSGSDVDAVILATVSYPFQTPAAAAVVAHRLGATPAAAFDISAGCAGFCHGVALASDLVRGGTARNVLVIGAEKLSDFTDQHDRSTAFLFADGAGAVVVGASTEPGIGPTIWGSDGGQADLIKSKFSWLELRAGQTADAALAAEEPGTVGEVEHWPFLEQQGQSVFRWAVWQMAPVAQAAMDAAGVSAEDIDVFVPHQANARIIDAMVKQLKLPESVHVARDIVDMGNTSAASVPLAMERAVADGDAPSGGLALLIGYGAGLSYAAQVVRLP
- a CDS encoding ACP S-malonyltransferase, with protein sequence MLVFVFPGQGSQSPGFLAPWLELPGVADRLNWASAVVGDDLLAHGTVSDAETLRDTAVAQPLIVAAGLLGLRELITSPTDLAATAGAVAGHSVGELTAAAATGALTPEQALVLVRERGRGMAAAAAVRPTGMSAVLGGDPAEVAAALQEHGLTPANANGGGQTVAAGTLEALAAFAADPPAKARVVPLQVAGAFHTEHMAPAVGALAALAAGIDPGTASVPIAANADGELVTDGQAFLQRLVAQVSRPVRWDLVTEAFARLGVTGLIEVPPAGTLTNLAKRTLKGVDVLALKTPDDLDKARTMITDHGGLAATVTTSEATL
- a CDS encoding PucR family transcriptional regulator, translated to MSTARSELSPPTVRRLEAAQGSFASAIAARMDSAHPWYAALPADERSWVGLVAQAGFGDFLRWLSEPEPDVLAGIAVFGTAPRELMRSVTLQQTVELVRTAITVVEEGLDAVVGDGHPAEQVIARQALLRYSREVAFAAAAVYARAAEARGAWDARLEALVVDAVLRGDGEDTIASRAAALGWSLDESTTVVIGPSGETSAGAVARIRTLARAAGGEALVGVQGDRLVVVLTGGLDVQATAEQLARSEFGPGPVVVGPTVATLPVAARSARAALAGVVAARAWPEAPRPVLADDLLPERALSGDATARRALVDRAYVPLEEAGGALLETLTAYLAHGGSLEACARSLFVHANTVRYRLRRVAEVCGWTPSAPRERFVLQTALALGRLSQAGPGGRAEGPPLGR